A window from Salvia miltiorrhiza cultivar Shanhuang (shh) chromosome 2, IMPLAD_Smil_shh, whole genome shotgun sequence encodes these proteins:
- the LOC131012019 gene encoding uncharacterized protein LOC131012019 — MMIIIHNILASHDTFSPSPKMVPTSPNGHTTPLLPKEAEPPHSAPVFRRTRRRTPSFSSSSPSSSFDSSFRSSSFSFNDEFPPFSPISTPLIKFKGVPFSWEQIPGIPKQHCSKKDSSGHLLPLPPAGATTASAAKKQEEISPKKSNRFQRDDPFFAALVECSKDGGDDDHCLNSGNIEKGSSKITRSLSDRFGLINMYTSCKRTCAVSESIVNLPRQTSHYLLDRRSR, encoded by the coding sequence ATGATGATAATAATTCATAATATCTTAGCTAGCCACGACACATTTTCTCCCTCCCCAAAAATGGTGCCTACCTCTCCAAACGGCCACACCACCCCACTCCTCCCAAAGGAGGCGGAGCCACCACATTCCGCCCCTGTATTCCGGCGGACAAGGCGGCGGACGCCCTCGTTCTCCTCGTCATCGCCTTCGAGCTCCTTCGACTCATCCTTTCGATCATCTTCATTCTCATTCAACGATGAATTCCCTCCATTTAGCCCAATTAGCACTCCTCTCATCAAATTCAAAGGTGTCCCATTTTCTTGGGAGCAAATTCCCGGAATCCCTAAACAACATTGCTCAAAGAAGGACTCCTCCGGCCACCTCCTCCCTCTCCCGCCGGCCGGGGCCACCACTGCCTCCGCCGCCAAGAAGCAAGAGGAAATTTCTCCCAAGAAAAGCAATAGGTTCCAAAGGGACGATCCATTCTTTGCAGCCCTTGTTGAATGCTCCAAAGACGGCGGCGACGACGATCATTGCTTGAATTCCGGCAACATTGAGAAGGGCAGCTCCAAAATCACAAGATCTTTGAGTGATCGTTTTGGATTGATAAACATGTACACTTCTTGCAAGAGAACATGTGCGGTTTCCGAATCAATCGTCAATCTTCCAAGACAAACCTCCCATTACCTTCTCGATCGTCGATCCAGGTAA